A stretch of DNA from Ranitomeya variabilis isolate aRanVar5 chromosome 1, aRanVar5.hap1, whole genome shotgun sequence:
ctgtctgatttttttttttccgctcATCCACAGATTTGTATTGCTAATTTTGATGTGACGCTCATCTCTTTTTTATATTATACTAATTACTAATAGTTAAGTTTTACTTTAAACATTATTGACATAATACTTTGGTTGATGATTAGTTTTTTTGTGGCATTTTTATATATTGCTTACGTTGAAAAAATATTCTAGATATATGGTGGGTTTCTTGTCCGGGACTATCATTAGGGATCCACTGATTTGAGAACTCTGTTTAATAATCTCACAAtttgttataagtagtgttgagcgataccgtccgatacttgaaagtatcggtatcggaaagtatcggccgataccggcaaagtatcggatccaatccgataccgatacccgataccaatacaagtcaatgggactcaagtatcggacggtattcctgatggttcccagggtctgaaggagaggaaactctccttcagaccctgggatccatataaatgtgtaaaataaagaattaaaataaaaaatattgctatactcacctgtccgacgcagcctggacctcagcgagggaaccggcagcgttgtttgtttaaaattcgcgcttttacttggttacgtgaagtcccggcttgtgattggtcagggcggccatgttgccgggacgcggaccaatcacagcaagccgtgacgaaattacgtcacggcttgctgtgattggtccgcgtcccggcaacatggccgccattaaccaatcacaagccgtgacgtcatgggaggctggacacgcgcgcattttaaaatgggcgcgtgtccagcctcccgtgacgtcccggcttgtgattggttgcggcgcggtcaaccaatcacaagccgggaggctggacacgcgcgcattttaaaatgcgttttaaaatgcgcgcgtgtccaaattgtacacttatttatatgtatacagaagtatgatgttttcaaccctgtagtttggcttagcttggcactttttgatgtattgcgaggctcaggtcttgattgtgagcttggtacacacttgtgattggttgaccgcgccgcaaccaatcacaagccgggacgtcacgggaggctggacacgcgcccattttaaaatgcgcgcgtgtccagcctcccggcttgtgattggttgaccgcgccgcaaccaatcacaagccgggacgtcacgggaggctggacacgcgcccattttaaaatgcgcgcgtgtccagcctcccggcttgtgattggttgaccgcgccgcaaccaatcacaagccgggacgtcacgggaggctggacacgcgcccattttaaaatgcgcgcgtgtccagcctcccatgacgtcccggcttgtgattggttgcatcgcggtcaaccaatcacaagccgggaggctggacgcgcgcattttaaaatgtgcgcgtgtccagcctcccgtgacgtcacggcttgtgattggttgcatcgcggtcaaccaatcacaagccgggaggctggacgcgcgcattttaaaatgtgcgcgtgtccagcctcccgtgacgtcacggcttgtgattggtcgcggcggccatgttgccgggacgcggaccaatcacagcaagccgtgacgtaatttcaggtcctgcaggattttaaaattacgttccggcgttgtgattggtccgcgtcccggcaacatggccgccgcgaccaatcacaagccgggacgtcacgggaggctggacacgcgcgcattttaaaatgtgcgcgtgtccagcctcccatgacgtcccggcttgtgattggttacgtcgcccatgtgaccacgacgcgcccaatcacaacgccggaacgtaattttaaaatcctgcaaggacctgaaattacgtcacggcttgctgtgattggtccgcgtcccggcaacatggccgccgcaaccaatcacaagccgggacttcacgtaaccaagtaaacgcgtgaattttaaacaaacaacgctgccggttccctcgctgaggtccgggctgcgtcggagaggtgagtatagcaatattttttattttaattctctcttttacacattattacattaatgttgtttcgatacccgatacccgataccacaaaagtatcggatctcggtatcggaattccgatacagcaagtatcggccgatacccgatacttgcagtatcggaatgctcaacactagttataaggatAATATAAAATCTTGGTGGGAAACGCAATCACTGGAAAATTACATAAAAAATAAGATAGTGCCCAGGGGCCTAAGGATCTCTATTACACCAGAACAAAGTGCTACAACCACAGATCTCCTTAAGAGGTGGGATGTTGAACTAAATGAAATTTCTTTGAGGTTCATGACTATTTTGCTAGAGGAAGAAAATAAAACCTTAGAGACAACCTCAAAGAAAGTGGAAGATCTAGTGGAGGATGtccttaagggctcatactcacttgcgagaaactcggatgagtctcgcacttcaatacccgacactgcgcccagcactcagatcggagtgtgcggctgcatagcaatacaagcagccgcacgctccactcctgagtgccaggtgcagtgccgggtattgaagtgcaagactcatccaagtttcccgcaggtgagtatgagcccttagtataaggctgggttcacattgcgctaggtgtgtCCGTCTAATGGACTcgtttttaagtagtaaaaacgcaatgtaacgcacatactaacgcgcccatagacttgcattgtgtaacgcatcgtgacgcatccctaaattggtatgcgtttgtcacataacgttttttttctgacggaccttcaacgcggcttgcagcgttctcgggtccggtcaagctaacgcactactaacggaagcgttcattctgccatagaaggctatggcaaacgcagtcagacgcaaatcatgaaaaatttccaaataggaccacacgttttaatagcgtttgagggtggtcacatgtgtcatgtgacaggaaatgtgATTTCGGCCATTAAAGGAGGAATATACCACCCACACATTTAGGTCTACTGCACGTGACAGAGTGTTGCAATAGCTCTcctgaaatgtaagtacatttctatatatatatctcagtatacatcatgggagtctgtaatgtccgtcggatgtgtgtgtactaaacatgtattgctttgttgcacacagatgtcggatacagatgtcagcagcagcagcgtgtctgcgattTTTTCGTCACAGTcagtaggcttgcactttaaaaaaccactataatgttgtgtgaaactccattgtattgagctaggcataataacaatcctgtttattgttttattgtgaataggagtcttctgagcccgaggctgctagaccACTCCCCAAAAAACATGCTAAAAGCACAAAGGTACATAGCACACATGTTGAATTTTTcaggcataaatttattgatccaatgaatgttaacataatttaatgttaaaatatttttttttacattttacatacacaataggttgtggcacacggaggacacaaaagaaagaaggtccctagccgtctgtcgtcgccacaactgccagtggtaaatatcaaattagaaatattctatccaatatttatcaacaatctatctattcactttctatctactATACCTATaaactatctatcaactatctatcgctccatctatttgtctatctatatctatgtatctatctatctatctatctatatctatgtatctatctatttatctatctatcaatatctatgtatctatctatctatgtatctatctatctatatctatgtatctatatatttatatctatgtatctatctatctctgtatatatgaatatggccatccagtgaaattgACACTATCAACATAactttttgtgtttacatagtccaagtcagcggccaaaaaaaaaggattgtcgttgacgaagagccattgactatccacaacgagacactgatcaaccttgtggaagccaacccctccatatgggaccagagcgacagctcccaccatgacatcgtgaagaaccggaagttgtgggatcaaataatctgtcactttgatccccgatacatggagaagtcgacaacctcaaagaaaaaaattggtaaatattggtgatgtaacttcggaaaatgttaaaaaaaaaaaaaaaatctatcctaTCAACCTATCCACTTGTTGTCTATCTCTCAATTATCaactatctgtacactatatatctatctatctatttctaaaCTATTTcttaactatctatctactatttatatatcAACTATCCTAGCAAACTATGAAAAATGTTTCCTATATCTtaaaactatctatctactatttttatatatatatatattttttttaaattgaaagccgatgctgtccatacccgttggaagTCCATCCGCgatcgctttgtccgtgactaccggaacagTCAGAATGCACCAAGCGGATCCAGTggtaaacgggtgaccccgtatgtgcattacgaccaactgctctttcttcaaaaaacattgtctcagcgctcgtaagtacaaataggtctgtgtgtgagacaaaattgtttaaaggaaactaatttacttttttttttttgggttacagcacgatatgcagtaccgctgctCCTAGACCGACAGAGGAACTGGAGCCTTCTCCAGTGGAACCAACGCaacctgaagatgtgtctggcatcagcaAGCCACGATCTGCGGATAGAAGCACTGTTGCTGCAGGTGTGAatgcccggttgcaatcacagcgtgggcgcaagcgagcatcacaaaaagatgaagctgatgcaatTATCGTGGATGGACTCCAACGGGTAGAGGACATGTGTCGCAGTGAGCTCAAAGACCTGAGGCGAGAAATTAACGAGCTGCAAGCACGCGAGTCTGTATACTCTGCTAATGAGTAGAAGCTACTTTTCTTATCCTATGtgcctgtagcacaaaatatcccggcacatagAAACCTTATGTTTAGACAAAGACTGAACGAGCTTCTAgaggaatttgtgggcccccaggaacccgcTCCATCGGGAACAAGAAGAAaggacatgccggcctacaaccctcaatatagaggccgTGGTGAAACGAGCGTGGAACCTCATAGACAATGTAGCAGTCCATCAtatagttgggcagacaatacgcccgtgcAGTACCAAAGTCTTTAGTACAGTtcagtgtccccagccaggtgcaattacCGCGTtgcaagttttcttttttttttgttacgttttttgttgtgaatttctattttccttttttttcatccctatgggatatcatatgttaaaccTGTGTACCAACAGTTTGTTGGAAAAATCCATAAACATGTAAACTGTTTCAAATTTCAGAATCTTGGATGACTTTACTTTTAACACAACATAACTTTATACATGACATAAGGTAACTTTTTACACGACATCAGGTTAAACAACATAACTTTTTACACGACATCAGGAAGACTTTACAATATTTTCACACatatctgtcttgccatggaacatggccttcatgtgtgaagtaatgtgcaaattgatcacgaatcctcattgTTTGTGCTGTTGACCGAACTGCATTCGATTCAATGCTACTGAGGTTCGACTCACAATCATCGGGGTCTACCACCTGGGTTTCATGTCtcgccacaaaattatgcagacagatgcatgccttcacaacacggtccacattttctggttgcagttgcatgcaggttagtaaaatccgccattttaatgtcaaaatcccaaaggcacactccacataacgtcttgcccggctcaagcgataattaaaaatgcgcctgctggagtctagactacggcttgagtagggcttgaggagattttgtccTAGTTGGAAGGCCCCGTcaccaactaaaacatagggcaaacttgggccttcggtccccggaagaggtcgtgatgagggtatgtttaaactttggctgtacaaacatcggcccatgttggagtctctgaatactctggaatcgttagtccggccataagcaccaatatccacagcaacaaaacggtacCTGGCATCCGCAATCGCCATCAATACtatagaaaagtatttcttatagttatagtagagggaaccactatgcgcaggtttctgaatccgaatgtgctttccgtccacggcaccaatacaattggggaaattagccacatcctcaaactgttgggaaatcgctagccacatttctgatgttggtgttggtagcacaagtggttgcaagttcttccaaatggcatcacaagtttcccgaaccagttgacaaattgttgacttcccaagtctaaactgataatgcagtgacgcaaaagttTCTctggtagccagatatctgtcgacattcaaaaacaaaaagcaaaaaaaattaggATTTTAGTGATCATCTAAAGGCTAgttacaatagaatatacaattgctaaatgaacattaGGCCACACGATACCGagatctagtctttgtcaatagaacgataaaaaaatgtataattacctcacagtcactactaaacgttgctccgcactgatgctttcacgaaaagtgctgcgatgatgatgtatctcatccttcacatgcgagagcagaacatcaaaggtctcaatggacatccggagatagcgttggaatttggaggggtgatcccgcagctgcacatacagggtgtgaaaggcaccatatgtactccgcaagaaattcacttcgtggatccaatatctcctttgcgaactacgctttctctgccgaagtcgcaaccgcatcaagcgaaatctgacgagctcagacacaaacatcttgctagcagaagttcactcaatgctttcaaaatggagaatgagtctgtgcccacacccgacaatgacaaaaggaaaaaaaaaaaaaaactttattgacagtgacaaacgcagacaaacggatacttcgTAAACAGACATCAAAATACAAAAACGCGCTCACATGCGTTAACGCTAGCGTTACCGTGACGACGAATTTCACATATTTTtgctccttttctgtacatgcgtttaacgcttCCGTTTAACGctatgtacttgacgcaatgtgaacctagccttagacacaCCCGGATTTTGCTTGGAGAGAGGCAACCACCATAGAGAAATTTTAGGGTGAGATTAAGAGCAGAAAACAAACAATTCACCAGGGACCTTCACGAATTTAAAGTGAAAAGGATATATACCTTCCTACAGGAGTATAGGAGAGTTGATGTTACGACTGATGTATCCTCCTCAGATATAGATTTATCAGACACTGATAGAGGGGCGATAAAATGCAAAGCCTAAAAGTTTAAAATTAAATCTTTTTTAGTCATGTGAAACTTGACACAGAGTTAATTTTATCCACTTAGGATGTTTCCAATTCATTATGAATGTTTACAGTATGCACTGTGTACTTTATGGTTCATCCATGTATGAATTGGCATGAATCATTGTCATTGTATATATATTCTCTTCTTTTgaaggtttttttccattttttggagTGTTCTATGTGCACGCCATTGTTGATATTTTGTGATTCCATGCTCCCATTCTCTTTTTTATTCCTGTCGCCTGATTAAAATAGTCTATTTTTTATTGTATGAGAACAAAATAAAGATTTAATTTTAAACTTTTATGGTTTGCATTTTATCATCTTTATCATCTTTCCTCAAACCGTCATATTGAGGATGTGCATATAAATTTCTTGAGCAGACTTTTTTCACTACTCCTTATAAGGCTGCAGtcatactatcagtatttggtcagtattttacatcagtatttgtaagccaaaactaggagtagttgataaatccagaagtggtgcatatgtttcttttatacttttcctctaattgttccactcctggttttggcttacaaatactgatgtaaaatactgaccaaatactgatagtgtgacggcagcctaagactgtGTTAATTTACTGATAGAGGGGCGTCCAACTTCCCTGGAGGTAAAGGAGCCTTTGGTGGAACACGCAGGAAAAACAAAAAGACTAATTGGGAGAGACAAGAACGAAGAGGTTACATGGCGACAAGGAACAGCTACAGGAGAGATTTATCTCCATGAGGACCCTCTTCGTCATCTTCCTTGTCTTTTTTAGAGAGAAAGAAAGCCATGGGTTCAGATTCACTGAAGGAGAAAGAAGACAACAAAACCAAAAAGTGATGGATGACAACAGGATTATTAATCTCTCCTCCTACCCTCTAACCGCCTTGGAAAAGTCAGTCCCCTAGAAAGGGTCTCTCATTTGTGCCTACAAATCACATTGACGAATTCAGCTGGGTGAAAGATATTAATCTCTTTGCATGGAAAATTAGGTGGAGGAAGTTTTTTAAAACTCATGATAGAGCCAAATGTGAATCTACGGGAGTCAATGAGGAGGATCTCCACAGTGTCAGGATCTTGACTGAACTGTTGAAGGAAAATGAGAGAAGGACAGGCCTAGACCCCTTCACAGACCTTAAACCTAAAAGTCGGAGGATACCCCCTCAGGTGGGTCATGATAGTATTGGAATATTTCTTAAACTCGTTATGGATGAATTAGGAAGGCTTGGCACTATGGGCAGAAGCTGTCACTCAAATTTGACGAGAGGAGAGAGGAAAGAACTGGATGAACTTGCCGCCAGGAAAGAGTGTATTTTTAAACTTTCTGATAAAATGGGGAAACCTGGTGGTATTAGTCCATAGTCAATATTTAGTCATGTGAAAACATCTTAAAGGATGTGTTacatccctgctggcatcactgcatggcttcccatctctcatcttactcaccactccaagccatgctgtgagttctgtcctctgcctgctccatgctgtgaatctcatgtccttgcttgctgcatacttccttgCTGTCTGCTTAGGGGGGCAGCACCGGCACTTCCTGATTCTTATAGATGCAGTGTGCACcctcctaaggtgtccccagccaattgccaagaggcatcaggtacttaaggcatctccacccatagggagatgcctgagcaacaaactctctcagtctgctttctgctactgagttgccaggtcctgtcctgttacTGCTTTTGCTTCTGCCACCCTGTATACCCAGGCCTGTTCCTGTTTCCTGTGTGTCCTGTTTCTGTCACCCTGGGGGCTGTGTTCCCAGGCCTAAATCCTTTGTCCTGAAGTTGTTCCCATGTTCATCCTTGTCTGTACTAAGTCCATTTCTTGCACCTGTTCGTATCCTTGTCTGTTTCCTTCCCTCCTCAGCTGTGTGTAGCCTTGTGTCTGCTCCACTCTCTGCAACCTGCGGCTCCGCTCTGCCCTGCTCAttacatcctgcggctctgctcttcacattctgcggctctgctctgcacatcctgtggctctgctctccgcatcctgcggctctgctctgctctctgcatCTTGCTTCTCTGCTCTCTGCAACCTGCAGCTCCACTCTCTGCACCCAGAGGCTCTGCTTTCtgcatcctgcagctctgctctgctttcCACACCCAACAGTTCTGCTCTGTACccagcggctctgctctgctctccgcaatctgtggctccgctctgctcatcctgcggctctgctctgcacatCCTGCCGCTCTGCTCTTCGCattctgcggctctgctctgcacatcctgtggctctgctctccgcatcctgaggctctgctctccgcatcctgctcctctgctctgctctctgcaaCCTGTGGCTCCGCTCTCTGCACCTAGAGGCTCTGCTTTCtgcatcctgcagctctgctctgctttcCACACCCAACAGTTCTGCTCTGCACCCAGCGGCTCTGCTCTGTTCTCCGCAatctgtggctccgctctgctcatcctgtggctctgctcagcacatcctgctgctctgctctgcacatcatgcggctctgctctgctctccgcaACCTGCGGCTCTGTTCTCCGCAACCTGCAGTTCCGCTCTTCGCACCCAGTGGCTCTGCTTTCCGCAATCTGCGGCTCTGCTCTCtgcatcctgcggttctgctctgctctccaTGTCCTACGGCTCTGCTCTGATTCCCATATCCTGCGGCTCTTCTCTGCTCTTGCCCTTCACCCCGTGGCTctttgtccctccagtctgaactgattCCTTACAGTTCCTTTTCCTCCcttctgaactggttcctatccaTTCCCCTTTCCTACTcgtacctgcctgtgttcctgccccACCCGTTACAGTCCTGGTTCCTCCagtccgtgcccacctgcctgccagagtgccagccgtgcccacctgccagagttccagccatgcccgcctgcctgccagccgtgcccgcctgcctgccagagtgccagccatgcccgcctgcctgccagagtccaagctgtgcccacctgccagagtgccagcagtgcccgcctgcctgccagagtgccagccaagcCCACCAGATTACCAGTCGTGCCCGTCGGTACTTGTCCGCACCTGTTccattccccagtgggatcagccatACACCGCCCTCTAGAGGTACCtagtagcttcctgccgcacaagcctgacctcaccaatagaaactccagtgaacaccaagatagctgcttagtcacgccccaccatggtagtctggtttgtggcacagtggggagaCTGGGAGGCGCGAGCGTGACAGGATGTTTTGACCTATAAACCATTGAGAAGGGATCCCACTGAGGGCTTTATGAGTGATCTTAAAGCTATATtgacaaaagtgagtgattcagggTTGATATCCAAGAATAAGTATGATTTCATGTATCCTAAATTCCCAATTCTGGCTGATTTTTCTCATTGCCAAAGGTTCATAAGGTCAGACCACTAAAAGGTCATCCAACAGTGGCTGGGATTTTCTCTATTACCCAGAATtcgaatatatgtatatatatatatatatatatatatatatatatatatatatatat
This window harbors:
- the LOC143775406 gene encoding uncharacterized protein LOC143775406, whose translation is MEKSTTSKKKIADAVHTRWKSIRDRFVRDYRNSQNAPSGSSGKRVTPYVHYDQLLFLQKTLSQRSTICSTAAPRPTEELEPSPVEPTQPEDVSGISKPRSADRSTVAAGVNARLQSQRGRKRASQKDEADAIIVDGLQRVEDMCRSELKDLRREINELQARESVYSANE